In a single window of the Nicotiana tomentosiformis chromosome 8, ASM39032v3, whole genome shotgun sequence genome:
- the LOC104103394 gene encoding histidine decarboxylase-like produces MATTKDRSVEPPGPRKNLQLAVTEPGFENDGPSLDSILVNYLDTLTQRVNFHIGYPVNICYHHYATLAPLLQFHLNNCGDPFIDNTVDFHSKDFEMAVLDWFANLWEIEKDQYWGYVTNGGTEGNLHGILLGRELLPDGILYASKDSHYSVFKAARMYRMDSETINTSVNGEMDYSDLRAKLLQNKDKPAIINVTIGTTFKGAVDDLDVILQTLKDCGYSQDMFYIHCDAALCGLIVPFINNMISFKKPIGSVTISGHKFLGCPMPCGVQITRKSYINNLSRNVEYIASVDATISGSRNGLTPIFLWYSLSAKGQIGLQKDVKRCLDNAKYLKDRLQQAGISVMLNELSIIVVLERPRDHEFVRRWQLSCMKDMAHVIVMPGITRETLDNFVNDLVQQRKLWYQHGRVTTP; encoded by the exons ATGGCGACAACAAAAGACAGAAGTGTGGAGCCACCTGGCCCAAGGAAGAACTTGCAACTTGCTGTGACGGAGCCAGGCTTCGAAAATGACGGCCCTTCCTTGGACTCTATCTTGGTCAACTATTTAGATACACTTACACAGCGAGTCAATTTTCATATAG GTTATCCTGTGAACATTTGTTACCATCATTATGCCACTTTAGCACCACTTTTGCAATTCCACCTTAATAACTGTGGTGACCCTTTCATTGACAACACTGTGGATTTCCATTCAAAAGACTTTGAAATGGCAGTTTTGGATTGGTTTGCCAATCTATGGGAAATTGAAAAAGATCAATATTGGGGCTATGTTACCAATGGTGGCACTGAAGGCAATCTCCATGGCATTTTATTAGG GAGAGAGCTACTTCCTGATGGAATATTATACGCGTCAAAAGACTCTCACTATTCGGTATTCAAAGCTGCAAGAATGTACAGAATGGATTCGGAAACGATCAACACATCAGTAAATGGGGAGATGGATTATTCAGATCTTAGAGCAAAGTTGCTTCAAAATAAGGACAAACCAGCAATTATAAATGTTACGATTG GAACTACCTTCAAAGGAGCTGTTGATGACCTAGATGTTATTCTTCAAACACTCAAAGATTGTGGCTATTCACAAGATATGTTTTACATCCATTGTGATGCAGCATTATGTGGGCTTATTGTCCCATTTATAAACAAT ATGATAAGCTTCAAAAAGCCAATTGGAAGCGTGACGATTTCTGGTCACAAGTTCTTGGGATGTCCAATGCCTTGTGGTGTCCAAATAACAAGAAAGAGCTATATCAATAACCTCTCAAGAAATGTGGAGTACATCGCATCTGTAGATGCCACAATTTCTGGAAGTCGTAACGGTTTAACTCCAATTTTCCTGTGGTATAGTTTGAGCGCTAAAGGTCAAATTGGCctacaaaaagatgttaaaagaTGCCTCGACAATGCCAAATATTTGAAAGATCGTCTTCAGCAAGCAGGGATAAGTGTCATGCTAAATGAACTTAGCATCATAGTTGTACTTGAGAGGCCTCGTGACCATGAATTTGTCCGTCGTTGGCAACTTTCATGCATGAAAGATATGGCACATGTTATTGTAATGCCAGGTATCACCAGGGAAACACTGGACAATTTCGTCAATGATCTAGTGCAACAAAGAAAATTGTGGTACCAACATGGAAGAGTTACAACCCCATGA
- the LOC104084550 gene encoding uncharacterized protein, giving the protein MDSKFNGTVKTKSRQQITFRSQDTGTNNNFWLTVVYARSKANKRRKLWNKLKSVSRQVQGPWSIVGDFNSIMTTEEPSGGIPHCLSKSTDFITCMEDCGMSDAGFIGSSFTWCNSRRVSKRLDRALINEGWAEMFTSVRIDHLPRTESDHKLLLMKCNNDSQEVIKYF; this is encoded by the coding sequence ATGGACTCCAAATTCAACGGCACTGTTAAAACCAAGAGCAGACAACAAATCACTTTTCGTAGTCAAGACACAGGCACTAACAACAACTTCTGGTTGACTGTGGTGTATGCCAGAAGTAAGGCCAACAAGAGGAGGAAACTATGGAATAAACTCAAGTCAGTTAGCAGACAAGTCCAGGGGCCATGGTCTATAGTTGGTGACTTCAACTCTATTATGACTACTGAAGAACCATCAGGAGGAATTCCTCATTGCCTTAGCAAAAGCACAGACTTTATAACTTGCATGGAAGACTGTGGCATGTCTGATGCTGGATTCATTGGCAGCTCTTTTACCTGGTGCAACAGTAGAAGGGTAAGCAAAAGACTAGACAGAGCTCTAATTAATGAGGGTTGGGCAGAGATGTTCACCTCAGTCAGAATAGATCATCTCCCCAGAACAGAGTCTGATCATAAGCTTCTCCTTATGAAATGCAACAATGACAGTCAAGAAGTTATCAAATACTTTTAA